The nucleotide window CACCGAATCGCCGACTGGACCGAGGGCAAGCAGTCGACCGACGCCGTCCACGTGTCCGGTCACCAGGTGGCCGCCGATCGGATCCCCGGCTCGGATCGCGCGCTCCAGATGCGTGCGCGAGCCTCTCTCGAGCTCTCCGAGCGTGGTCAAGCGCAGCGTCTCGGCGGAGGCCACCGCACCAAAGCGGCTCCCATCGAGATCCGCGACGGTTAGACAAACGCCGTTGACGGCCAGCGATTCCCCCAAGACCAAGTCCTGGTAGCTCGTCTCAAGCTGCAGGCGCGCGTCTGGAGCACACCTACGGTCGACCTCGATGACGGTTCCAAGACCCTGTATCAGTCCCGTGAACATGTTTCAGCCTCCAGGCTCGAGCTTGCCGCTGAGCATAACGTCCTCGCCCAGTCGACGAATGCCAGGCTGTCTCAGGCGCCATGCC belongs to Pseudomonadota bacterium and includes:
- a CDS encoding riboflavin synthase; translated protein: MFTGLIQGLGTVIEVDRRCAPDARLQLETSYQDLVLGESLAVNGVCLTVADLDGSRFGAVASAETLRLTTLGELERGSRTHLERAIRAGDPIGGHLVTGHVDGVGRLLALGPVGDSVTMTVEVPVELASLVAPKGSIAVDGTSLTVNLAAGRVFEVMLVPYTRRATLLDKRPIGSRVNLEVDLLAKYVARVLGKPGVDGRPT